In a genomic window of Coriobacteriia bacterium:
- a CDS encoding response regulator: MTSPSDILHGKILIVDDQEANILLLEQMLRRAGYVCVSSTTDPSGVCELHLKNHYDLILLDLLMPVMDGFQVMERLKEAEPDGYLPVLVVTAQPGQKLSALQAGAKDFVSKPFELTEVLARVHNMLEVRLLYKELNGYNEVLEQRVRERTADLQESHLETILTMARAAEYKDENTGAHVQRIGSYSRELAMILGMDEEAVDTIHFASPMHDIGKIGIPDHILLKPGDFTANEWEIMKGHTLMGAKILGDSESPYLKMSAEIALNHHERWDGSGYPRGKRGEAIPLAARITNICDIYDALRSERPYKPAFDHAKAVDIITYGDDRTQPKHFDPAILAAFEQNHQSFRDIFEAYTA, from the coding sequence ATGACAAGCCCATCTGACATCCTTCATGGCAAGATCCTGATCGTTGACGATCAGGAAGCCAATATTCTTCTGCTCGAACAGATGCTGCGCCGTGCCGGCTACGTTTGCGTTTCCTCCACGACAGACCCGAGCGGAGTCTGCGAGCTGCACCTCAAGAACCACTACGACTTGATTCTGCTTGATCTCTTGATGCCTGTTATGGATGGCTTTCAGGTAATGGAACGGCTCAAAGAGGCTGAACCGGACGGATACCTCCCTGTCCTCGTGGTCACCGCCCAACCGGGCCAGAAACTGAGCGCGCTGCAAGCCGGCGCGAAGGACTTCGTCAGCAAGCCGTTTGAGTTGACTGAGGTGCTGGCGCGCGTCCACAACATGCTGGAAGTACGTCTGTTGTACAAGGAATTGAACGGCTACAACGAAGTGCTGGAACAACGAGTGCGGGAAAGAACCGCTGATCTTCAGGAGAGCCATCTGGAGACGATTCTCACGATGGCCCGAGCGGCGGAGTACAAGGATGAGAACACCGGCGCTCATGTGCAGCGCATCGGCAGCTACAGCCGCGAGCTTGCCATGATACTCGGCATGGATGAAGAGGCCGTCGACACGATCCATTTCGCGAGCCCGATGCACGACATAGGCAAGATCGGTATTCCCGACCACATCCTACTCAAGCCGGGCGACTTCACAGCCAATGAGTGGGAGATCATGAAAGGGCACACTCTGATGGGCGCGAAGATCCTCGGCGACAGCGAGTCTCCCTATCTCAAGATGAGCGCCGAGATCGCGCTCAACCACCATGAGCGTTGGGACGGCTCGGGTTATCCGCGTGGCAAGCGGGGCGAGGCCATCCCATTGGCGGCCCGTATTACGAACATATGCGACATCTACGACGCCCTTCGCAGCGAGCGACCGTACAAGCCGGCATTCGACCATGCAAAAGCCGTGGACATCATCACGTACGGTGATGATCGCACGCAGCCGAAGCATTTCGACCCAGCTATTCTTGCAGCGTTCGAGCAGAATCACCAATCGTTCCGCGATATCTTCGAGGCATACACCGCATGA